In Solenopsis invicta isolate M01_SB chromosome 1, UNIL_Sinv_3.0, whole genome shotgun sequence, one genomic interval encodes:
- the LOC105201967 gene encoding protein angel isoform X1, with translation MSVSPRLLLTSTTSLLNVACNARAVTFLQPRKIFRTLKSTWQRSFPENLQKIPIWKALLSKALISKSFSRLELVTSSMDKPPFHKKCTKVKMEPYLDTCYSPNNTAMCDIPFHAATDTLIYCQTGAYKDTTHSVKANVCTADTKYEMNYMDKQRYKAIRKWKRIEKGRSSNNTEDFFILKLLSFNILAQNLLEDHSYLYMGHNKKALKWKTRKLLVIEEIFEAKANVICLQEMQEEHLLDFVTPFKQRGYEYLYKKRTNDKKDGLLLLYRSNEFVLLDYAKVELYQSGVELLNRDNVGIIAKLALQGNPETQVVVATTHLLYNPRRNDVRLAQIQLLLAEIERIAFIENTTTGPKYLPIILAGDFNLEPFTGVYKFLTEGSFEYYGKGRSLEPSQYRSLSNSLIPSRLCVTDNCQHFNILTQRLRREGTGKVMLENSEFHLQKRDENAPTPCNINVLQQSPNNDAGCTQIIEIVQGHSARFSSGTLTHPFNMRSVYTHKGAHDEKEATTHQDEWITVDYIFYSNIQPLEKYTLPTVSQCATLPRIPNFIVGSDHLCLGATFQLPKKKSLL, from the exons ATGAGCGTGTCCCCGAGGCTGCTGCTGACGAGCACCACTTCTCTGCTGAACGTAGCATGTAACGCGCGGGCGGTGACTTTCCTGCAACCGCGAAAG ATCTTTCGTACGCTAAAGTCGACCTGGCAGCGATCATTTCCGGAAAATCTGCAAAAGATTCCCATCTGGAAGGCTCTACTTTCCAAAGCTTTAATCTCCAAAAGCTTCAGTCGCCTGGAGCTCGTTACCTCCTCTATGGATAAGCCTCCGTTTCACAAGAAGTGTACAAAAGTCAAGATGGAGCCTTACCTTGACACATGCTACAGCCCAAACAATACTGCAATGTGCGATATACCATTTCATGCGGCGACGGATACGTTGATCTACTGTCAGACTGGTGCATACAAGGACACGACGCACAGTGTTAAAGCCAATGTATGTACGGCagatacaaaatatgaaatgaaTTATATGGACAAACAAAGATACAAGGCTATAAGGAAGTGGAAGCGAATCGAAAAAG GTAGATCATCCAACAATACGGAAGATTTTTTCATATTGAAACTTCTGTCCTTTAACATCCTGGCCCAAAACCTGTTAGAAGATCATTCGTACCTATACATGGGTCACAACAAGAAAGCTCTGAAATGGAAAACGCGAAAACTCCTCGTAATAGAAGAGATATTCGAGGCGAAGgcaaat GTAATATGCCTTCAGGAAATGCAGGAGGAACATCTGTTAGATTTCGTGACTCCGTTCAAACAGCGCGGATATGAATATCTGTATAAAAAGAGAACCAACGACAAAAAGGATGGCTTGCTGTTGTTATATCGCTCCAATGAATTTGTTTTGCTAGATTATGCGAAGGTGGAGTTGTATCAATCTGGCGTCGAGCTTCTAAATAGAGACAATGTTGGAATAATCGCTAAACTGGCTCTCCAAGGCAATCCAGAAACGCAAGTTGTTGTTGCTACTACTCACTTGTTATATAATCCGAGACGCAACGACGTACGATTGGCACAGATACAGCTTTTGTTGGCGGAAATAGAGCGAATCGCGTTCATTGAAAACACGAC gACCGGCCCAAAGTACTTACCAATCATATTAGCGGGCGATTTCAATTTGGAGCCGTTCACGGGCGTTTACAAGTTCCTAACGGAAGGTTCGTTTGAGTATTATGGCAAAGGACGGAGTTTGGAACCGTCTCAATATCGTTCTCTATCCAACTCGTTGATACCATCGCGCTTATGTGTCACCGACAATTGTCAGCACTTTAATATCCTGACTCAAAGATTGCGAAGAGAAGGCACTGGCAAAGTCATG TTGGAAAATAGCGAATTTCATCTTCAGAAACGAGACGAAAATGCGCCTACGCCTTGTAATATAAACGTGCTGCAACAAAGTCCCAACAACGATGCTGGCTGCACGCAGATCATTGAAATTGTGCAGGGTCATTCCGCGAGATTTTCCTCCGGTACTTTAACGCATCCCTTTAATATGCGTAGCGTTTATACACACAAAGGTGCTCACGACGAGAAAGAAGCAACGACACATCAGGACGAGTGGATCACAGTGGATTACATATTCTACAGCAATATCCAACCTTTAGAGAAATACACTCTACCTACAGTAAGCCAATGCGCCACATTACCCAGAATACCAAATTTTATTGTAGGTAGCGATCATTTATGCCTAGGTGCCACCTTTCAGTTACCGAAAAAGAAATCTctactttaa
- the LOC105201967 gene encoding protein angel homolog 2 isoform X4, with product MSVSPRLLLTSTTSLLNVACNARAVTFLQPRKIFRTLKSTWQRSFPENLQKIPIWKALLSKALISKSFSRLELVTSSMDKPPFHKKCTKVKMEPYLDTCYSPNNTAMCDIPFHAATDTLIYCQTGAYKDTTHSVKANVCTADTKYEMNYMDKQRYKAIRKWKRIEKGRSSNNTEDFFILKLLSFNILAQNLLEDHSYLYMGHNKKALKWKTRKLLVIEEIFEAKANVICLQEMQEEHLLDFVTPFKQRGYEYLYKKRTNDKKDGLLLLYRSNEFVLLDYAKVELYQSGVELLNRDNVGIIAKLALQGNPETQVVVATTHLLYNPRRNDVRLAQIQLLLAEIERIAFIENTTTGPKYLPIILAGDFNLEPFTGVYKFLTEGSFEYYGKGRSLEPSQYRSLSNSLIPSRLCVTDNCQHFNILTQRLRREGTGKVMDVLRIVYHLFLTSWKIANFIFRNETKMRLRLVI from the exons ATGAGCGTGTCCCCGAGGCTGCTGCTGACGAGCACCACTTCTCTGCTGAACGTAGCATGTAACGCGCGGGCGGTGACTTTCCTGCAACCGCGAAAG ATCTTTCGTACGCTAAAGTCGACCTGGCAGCGATCATTTCCGGAAAATCTGCAAAAGATTCCCATCTGGAAGGCTCTACTTTCCAAAGCTTTAATCTCCAAAAGCTTCAGTCGCCTGGAGCTCGTTACCTCCTCTATGGATAAGCCTCCGTTTCACAAGAAGTGTACAAAAGTCAAGATGGAGCCTTACCTTGACACATGCTACAGCCCAAACAATACTGCAATGTGCGATATACCATTTCATGCGGCGACGGATACGTTGATCTACTGTCAGACTGGTGCATACAAGGACACGACGCACAGTGTTAAAGCCAATGTATGTACGGCagatacaaaatatgaaatgaaTTATATGGACAAACAAAGATACAAGGCTATAAGGAAGTGGAAGCGAATCGAAAAAG GTAGATCATCCAACAATACGGAAGATTTTTTCATATTGAAACTTCTGTCCTTTAACATCCTGGCCCAAAACCTGTTAGAAGATCATTCGTACCTATACATGGGTCACAACAAGAAAGCTCTGAAATGGAAAACGCGAAAACTCCTCGTAATAGAAGAGATATTCGAGGCGAAGgcaaat GTAATATGCCTTCAGGAAATGCAGGAGGAACATCTGTTAGATTTCGTGACTCCGTTCAAACAGCGCGGATATGAATATCTGTATAAAAAGAGAACCAACGACAAAAAGGATGGCTTGCTGTTGTTATATCGCTCCAATGAATTTGTTTTGCTAGATTATGCGAAGGTGGAGTTGTATCAATCTGGCGTCGAGCTTCTAAATAGAGACAATGTTGGAATAATCGCTAAACTGGCTCTCCAAGGCAATCCAGAAACGCAAGTTGTTGTTGCTACTACTCACTTGTTATATAATCCGAGACGCAACGACGTACGATTGGCACAGATACAGCTTTTGTTGGCGGAAATAGAGCGAATCGCGTTCATTGAAAACACGAC gACCGGCCCAAAGTACTTACCAATCATATTAGCGGGCGATTTCAATTTGGAGCCGTTCACGGGCGTTTACAAGTTCCTAACGGAAGGTTCGTTTGAGTATTATGGCAAAGGACGGAGTTTGGAACCGTCTCAATATCGTTCTCTATCCAACTCGTTGATACCATCGCGCTTATGTGTCACCGACAATTGTCAGCACTTTAATATCCTGACTCAAAGATTGCGAAGAGAAGGCACTGGCAAAGTCATG GATGTTTTAAGAATTGTTTACCATTTGTTTCTAACCAGTTGGAAAATAGCGAATTTCATCTTCAGAAACGAGACGAAAATGCGCCTACGCCTTGTAATATAA
- the LOC105201966 gene encoding beta-1,3-galactosyltransferase 5 produces the protein MLLKYGFLLLLACIGCVLLFITFVEKGLGSQNPKINLLQLQTIYEVTGRSLGVSRIIIKPPCNATFLIWIVTSYAGEPSARSALRRAYTNEELQALGIRRVFLLGTLNDDAEKKTHVLQNALLDESRRFNDILQGDFLDTYRNLTRKHLMGLQWAANNCKDVKYIMKMDDDIVVNIYGILEKLCSGTIQENSLTGYVMKNMIPVREPASKWYVSKAEYAGSIYPDFVSGWLYLVHPQVASRLMDHAESSRKYFWIDDVFVTGILRQALNIKIQNISELYTTDYRYLECCIKGRANLLKCEFLVGPNGGDAELQVRFKEFAKFCHANCTIRKENNLVGNTCVVAYREPSLYKGAAQISPVRIL, from the coding sequence ATGCTTTTAAAGTATGGATTCTTATTGCTGCTTGCATGCATAGGATGTGTTCTGTTATTTATTACTTTCGTAGAGAAAGGTTTAGGGTCACAGAATCCAAAGATAAATCTATTGCAACTTCAAACGATATACGAGGTGACGGGCAGATCACTAGGAGTTTCTAGAATTATAATCAAACCACCGTGCAATGCTACTTTTCTTATATGGATTGTCACGTCTTATGCTGGTGAACCTTCAGCGAGAAGTGCTTTACGACGAGCTTATACAAATGAAGAGCTGCAGGCTTTAGGGATTAGAAGAGTATTCCTACTTGGCACATTAAACGATGACGCTGAAAAGAAGACACACGTGCTGCAGAATGCATTATTAGACGAGTCGCGACGGTTCAATGACATACTTCAAGGGGACTTCCTGGACACTTACAGAAACTTAACTCGCAAGCACCTGATGGGTCTTCAGTGGGCAGCAAACAATTGTAAAGacgttaaatatattatgaaaatggaCGATGACATTGTTGTAAATATATATGGCATACTGGAGAAGTTGTGCTCAGGTACAATACAAGAGAATTCTTTGACCGGTTATGTCATGAAGAATATGATCCCTGTTCGAGAACCAGCCAGTAAATGGTACGTGAGTAAGGCGGAATATGCGGGTAGCATTTATCCCGACTTCGTCTCTGGCTGGCTGTATCTTGTGCATCCCCAAGTGGCAAGTCGATTGATGGATCACGCGGAGTCTTCCCGTAAATACTTTTGGATTGACGATGTGTTCGTCACCGGCATCTTGAGACAAgctctaaatataaaaattcaaaacataAGTGAGTTATACACTACAGACTATCGATACTTGGAGTGTTGCATAAAGGGTAGAGCAAATCTGCTAAAATGCGAATTCTTGGTCGGTCCTAACGGCGGCGATGCCGAGCTGCAAGTGAGATTCAAGGAATTTGCCAAGTTCTGCCATGCAAATTGTACCATCCGCAAGGAGAATAATCTCGTCGGCAACACCTGCGTGGTGGCGTATAGAGAACCAAGTCTGTACAAAGGCGCCGCGCAGATAAGTCCAGtcagaattttataa
- the LOC105201967 gene encoding protein angel isoform X3 — protein sequence MDKPPFHKKCTKVKMEPYLDTCYSPNNTAMCDIPFHAATDTLIYCQTGAYKDTTHSVKANVCTADTKYEMNYMDKQRYKAIRKWKRIEKGRSSNNTEDFFILKLLSFNILAQNLLEDHSYLYMGHNKKALKWKTRKLLVIEEIFEAKANVICLQEMQEEHLLDFVTPFKQRGYEYLYKKRTNDKKDGLLLLYRSNEFVLLDYAKVELYQSGVELLNRDNVGIIAKLALQGNPETQVVVATTHLLYNPRRNDVRLAQIQLLLAEIERIAFIENTTTGPKYLPIILAGDFNLEPFTGVYKFLTEGSFEYYGKGRSLEPSQYRSLSNSLIPSRLCVTDNCQHFNILTQRLRREGTGKVMLENSEFHLQKRDENAPTPCNINVLQQSPNNDAGCTQIIEIVQGHSARFSSGTLTHPFNMRSVYTHKGAHDEKEATTHQDEWITVDYIFYSNIQPLEKYTLPTVSQCATLPRIPNFIVGSDHLCLGATFQLPKKKSLL from the exons ATGGATAAGCCTCCGTTTCACAAGAAGTGTACAAAAGTCAAGATGGAGCCTTACCTTGACACATGCTACAGCCCAAACAATACTGCAATGTGCGATATACCATTTCATGCGGCGACGGATACGTTGATCTACTGTCAGACTGGTGCATACAAGGACACGACGCACAGTGTTAAAGCCAATGTATGTACGGCagatacaaaatatgaaatgaaTTATATGGACAAACAAAGATACAAGGCTATAAGGAAGTGGAAGCGAATCGAAAAAG GTAGATCATCCAACAATACGGAAGATTTTTTCATATTGAAACTTCTGTCCTTTAACATCCTGGCCCAAAACCTGTTAGAAGATCATTCGTACCTATACATGGGTCACAACAAGAAAGCTCTGAAATGGAAAACGCGAAAACTCCTCGTAATAGAAGAGATATTCGAGGCGAAGgcaaat GTAATATGCCTTCAGGAAATGCAGGAGGAACATCTGTTAGATTTCGTGACTCCGTTCAAACAGCGCGGATATGAATATCTGTATAAAAAGAGAACCAACGACAAAAAGGATGGCTTGCTGTTGTTATATCGCTCCAATGAATTTGTTTTGCTAGATTATGCGAAGGTGGAGTTGTATCAATCTGGCGTCGAGCTTCTAAATAGAGACAATGTTGGAATAATCGCTAAACTGGCTCTCCAAGGCAATCCAGAAACGCAAGTTGTTGTTGCTACTACTCACTTGTTATATAATCCGAGACGCAACGACGTACGATTGGCACAGATACAGCTTTTGTTGGCGGAAATAGAGCGAATCGCGTTCATTGAAAACACGAC gACCGGCCCAAAGTACTTACCAATCATATTAGCGGGCGATTTCAATTTGGAGCCGTTCACGGGCGTTTACAAGTTCCTAACGGAAGGTTCGTTTGAGTATTATGGCAAAGGACGGAGTTTGGAACCGTCTCAATATCGTTCTCTATCCAACTCGTTGATACCATCGCGCTTATGTGTCACCGACAATTGTCAGCACTTTAATATCCTGACTCAAAGATTGCGAAGAGAAGGCACTGGCAAAGTCATG TTGGAAAATAGCGAATTTCATCTTCAGAAACGAGACGAAAATGCGCCTACGCCTTGTAATATAAACGTGCTGCAACAAAGTCCCAACAACGATGCTGGCTGCACGCAGATCATTGAAATTGTGCAGGGTCATTCCGCGAGATTTTCCTCCGGTACTTTAACGCATCCCTTTAATATGCGTAGCGTTTATACACACAAAGGTGCTCACGACGAGAAAGAAGCAACGACACATCAGGACGAGTGGATCACAGTGGATTACATATTCTACAGCAATATCCAACCTTTAGAGAAATACACTCTACCTACAGTAAGCCAATGCGCCACATTACCCAGAATACCAAATTTTATTGTAGGTAGCGATCATTTATGCCTAGGTGCCACCTTTCAGTTACCGAAAAAGAAATCTctactttaa
- the LOC105201967 gene encoding protein angel isoform X2, whose amino-acid sequence MDQSNMHQFIFPMVTIFRTLKSTWQRSFPENLQKIPIWKALLSKALISKSFSRLELVTSSMDKPPFHKKCTKVKMEPYLDTCYSPNNTAMCDIPFHAATDTLIYCQTGAYKDTTHSVKANVCTADTKYEMNYMDKQRYKAIRKWKRIEKGRSSNNTEDFFILKLLSFNILAQNLLEDHSYLYMGHNKKALKWKTRKLLVIEEIFEAKANVICLQEMQEEHLLDFVTPFKQRGYEYLYKKRTNDKKDGLLLLYRSNEFVLLDYAKVELYQSGVELLNRDNVGIIAKLALQGNPETQVVVATTHLLYNPRRNDVRLAQIQLLLAEIERIAFIENTTTGPKYLPIILAGDFNLEPFTGVYKFLTEGSFEYYGKGRSLEPSQYRSLSNSLIPSRLCVTDNCQHFNILTQRLRREGTGKVMLENSEFHLQKRDENAPTPCNINVLQQSPNNDAGCTQIIEIVQGHSARFSSGTLTHPFNMRSVYTHKGAHDEKEATTHQDEWITVDYIFYSNIQPLEKYTLPTVSQCATLPRIPNFIVGSDHLCLGATFQLPKKKSLL is encoded by the exons ATGGACCAATCGAACATGCATCAGTTCATATTTCCTATGGTCACA ATCTTTCGTACGCTAAAGTCGACCTGGCAGCGATCATTTCCGGAAAATCTGCAAAAGATTCCCATCTGGAAGGCTCTACTTTCCAAAGCTTTAATCTCCAAAAGCTTCAGTCGCCTGGAGCTCGTTACCTCCTCTATGGATAAGCCTCCGTTTCACAAGAAGTGTACAAAAGTCAAGATGGAGCCTTACCTTGACACATGCTACAGCCCAAACAATACTGCAATGTGCGATATACCATTTCATGCGGCGACGGATACGTTGATCTACTGTCAGACTGGTGCATACAAGGACACGACGCACAGTGTTAAAGCCAATGTATGTACGGCagatacaaaatatgaaatgaaTTATATGGACAAACAAAGATACAAGGCTATAAGGAAGTGGAAGCGAATCGAAAAAG GTAGATCATCCAACAATACGGAAGATTTTTTCATATTGAAACTTCTGTCCTTTAACATCCTGGCCCAAAACCTGTTAGAAGATCATTCGTACCTATACATGGGTCACAACAAGAAAGCTCTGAAATGGAAAACGCGAAAACTCCTCGTAATAGAAGAGATATTCGAGGCGAAGgcaaat GTAATATGCCTTCAGGAAATGCAGGAGGAACATCTGTTAGATTTCGTGACTCCGTTCAAACAGCGCGGATATGAATATCTGTATAAAAAGAGAACCAACGACAAAAAGGATGGCTTGCTGTTGTTATATCGCTCCAATGAATTTGTTTTGCTAGATTATGCGAAGGTGGAGTTGTATCAATCTGGCGTCGAGCTTCTAAATAGAGACAATGTTGGAATAATCGCTAAACTGGCTCTCCAAGGCAATCCAGAAACGCAAGTTGTTGTTGCTACTACTCACTTGTTATATAATCCGAGACGCAACGACGTACGATTGGCACAGATACAGCTTTTGTTGGCGGAAATAGAGCGAATCGCGTTCATTGAAAACACGAC gACCGGCCCAAAGTACTTACCAATCATATTAGCGGGCGATTTCAATTTGGAGCCGTTCACGGGCGTTTACAAGTTCCTAACGGAAGGTTCGTTTGAGTATTATGGCAAAGGACGGAGTTTGGAACCGTCTCAATATCGTTCTCTATCCAACTCGTTGATACCATCGCGCTTATGTGTCACCGACAATTGTCAGCACTTTAATATCCTGACTCAAAGATTGCGAAGAGAAGGCACTGGCAAAGTCATG TTGGAAAATAGCGAATTTCATCTTCAGAAACGAGACGAAAATGCGCCTACGCCTTGTAATATAAACGTGCTGCAACAAAGTCCCAACAACGATGCTGGCTGCACGCAGATCATTGAAATTGTGCAGGGTCATTCCGCGAGATTTTCCTCCGGTACTTTAACGCATCCCTTTAATATGCGTAGCGTTTATACACACAAAGGTGCTCACGACGAGAAAGAAGCAACGACACATCAGGACGAGTGGATCACAGTGGATTACATATTCTACAGCAATATCCAACCTTTAGAGAAATACACTCTACCTACAGTAAGCCAATGCGCCACATTACCCAGAATACCAAATTTTATTGTAGGTAGCGATCATTTATGCCTAGGTGCCACCTTTCAGTTACCGAAAAAGAAATCTctactttaa